A stretch of the Flavobacterium aquiphilum genome encodes the following:
- a CDS encoding DUF3826 domain-containing protein, whose protein sequence is MKSIKKLSILFLLFAFCKLSAQQYADPEYIKVTNERAAKIVEKLALGNKEKEAAVTNVIAQQFRDLSKIQDERDAQIKKVKEDTTLSKEKQNAAIDKLKADADKSIDKLHKAYLKKLGKHLNEAKITEVKDGMTYGVLPITVSGYNDMLPNLTEAQKKYIYDALVEAREHAMDGGSSKEKHAWFGKYKGRINNYLSTQGYDLNKESADWHKRLEEREKAKAGK, encoded by the coding sequence CTTTTTGCAAACTAAGCGCGCAACAATATGCCGACCCGGAATACATTAAGGTTACCAATGAAAGAGCTGCCAAAATTGTAGAAAAATTAGCCTTAGGGAACAAAGAAAAAGAAGCAGCGGTAACCAATGTTATTGCTCAACAATTCCGCGATTTGAGCAAAATTCAGGACGAAAGAGATGCTCAAATCAAAAAAGTAAAAGAAGACACTACTTTATCCAAAGAAAAACAAAATGCAGCCATCGATAAACTGAAAGCCGATGCCGACAAATCCATCGACAAACTGCATAAAGCTTATTTGAAAAAATTGGGTAAACACCTAAACGAAGCAAAGATTACCGAAGTAAAAGACGGAATGACCTACGGTGTTTTGCCTATTACTGTTTCTGGTTACAACGATATGTTGCCTAATTTAACCGAAGCACAAAAAAAATACATTTACGATGCTTTGGTCGAAGCTAGAGAACACGCAATGGACGGTGGTTCATCCAAAGAAAAACACGCTTGGTTTGGTAAATACAAAGGAAGAATCAACAATTATTTATCTACTCAAGGTTATGATTTAAACAAAGAAAGCGCAGATTGGCACAAACGTTTGGAAGAACGCGAAAAAGCCAAAGCTGGTAAATAA
- a CDS encoding polysaccharide lyase, translated as MAAVFCLSFSSVFAQYPEIPKEVQAKADTILAKEERRLKEIWTKNADIIKEEAKHGKPYLPWASYPKDFVPADIPAFPGAEGGGAYTQGGRGGKIFVVTSLEDSGKGTFREACEAVGARIIVFNVSGIIRLKNRISMRAPYVTIAGQTAPGDGICIAGETLEIDTHDVIIRHMRFRRGATDVARRDDALGGNPIGNIIIDHCSASWGLDENISLYRHQFRANEKSTLDKLPAVNITIQNTISSEGLDTYNHAFGSTIGGLNSTFMRNLWADNISRNCSIGMYGDFNFVNNVVFNWWNRSLDGGDYRSLFNIINNYFKPGPITPTDQPIRYRILKPESGYMKPKTFGRAYIDGNYIVGSPEVTADNWNGGVQLEDLTLEQSKDYLEYIKQPKPFSMPKITIMKAEEAYEFVLNNVGANIPRRDAVDERIIKQVRTGKIESKDGLENSIGKEYIKRRLPADSYKKGIITHPDQVGGYPEYKGKAYKDTDGDGIPDAWETKYGLNPKDASDANKDLNGDGYTNIEKYFNGIDPTKKTDWTKFENNTDTLAQLKGLLQ; from the coding sequence ATGGCAGCAGTTTTCTGCCTGTCTTTTTCCTCGGTATTTGCACAATATCCGGAAATTCCAAAAGAAGTTCAGGCCAAGGCGGACACCATTTTGGCGAAAGAAGAAAGACGATTAAAAGAAATATGGACCAAGAATGCCGACATTATTAAGGAAGAAGCCAAACACGGTAAACCTTATTTGCCTTGGGCTTCGTATCCAAAAGATTTTGTTCCGGCTGATATCCCTGCTTTCCCGGGAGCTGAAGGTGGAGGTGCTTATACACAAGGAGGAAGAGGCGGAAAAATTTTCGTAGTGACTAGTTTGGAAGACAGCGGAAAGGGAACTTTCAGAGAAGCTTGTGAAGCTGTTGGAGCTAGAATAATTGTATTTAATGTTTCGGGGATTATTCGTTTAAAAAACCGCATCAGTATGCGTGCGCCTTATGTAACAATCGCTGGGCAAACTGCGCCTGGTGACGGAATTTGCATCGCAGGAGAAACTTTAGAAATAGATACCCACGATGTTATTATTCGTCATATGCGTTTCCGTCGTGGTGCTACCGATGTAGCCCGCAGAGATGACGCTTTGGGAGGAAATCCAATAGGGAATATTATTATAGACCACTGCTCGGCAAGCTGGGGATTGGACGAAAATATATCTTTGTACAGACATCAGTTCAGAGCCAATGAAAAATCGACTTTGGACAAATTGCCGGCTGTGAATATTACCATTCAAAATACAATTTCTTCAGAAGGGTTAGATACTTATAATCACGCTTTTGGAAGTACAATTGGAGGATTAAATAGTACTTTTATGCGTAACTTGTGGGCAGATAATATTTCAAGAAACTGTTCTATCGGAATGTATGGGGATTTTAATTTTGTAAATAACGTAGTATTCAACTGGTGGAACCGTTCTTTGGACGGTGGTGATTATCGCTCGTTGTTTAATATCATCAACAATTATTTCAAACCGGGACCAATAACTCCAACCGATCAACCGATTCGTTACAGAATCTTGAAACCGGAATCGGGTTATATGAAACCAAAAACGTTTGGTAGAGCTTATATTGATGGTAATTATATAGTAGGATCTCCTGAAGTTACTGCCGATAACTGGAATGGTGGTGTTCAGTTGGAAGACCTTACATTGGAACAATCCAAAGATTATTTGGAATATATCAAACAGCCAAAGCCTTTTTCAATGCCTAAAATTACCATTATGAAAGCAGAAGAAGCGTATGAGTTTGTCTTGAATAATGTTGGAGCGAATATCCCGAGAAGAGATGCTGTTGACGAACGTATTATCAAACAGGTTCGTACCGGAAAAATCGAATCCAAAGACGGATTGGAAAATTCTATTGGTAAAGAATATATCAAAAGAAGATTGCCTGCCGATTCATACAAAAAAGGAATCATCACGCATCCTGACCAAGTGGGCGGATATCCTGAGTACAAAGGAAAGGCTTATAAAGATACTGACGGTGACGGAATTCCTGACGCTTGGGAAACCAAATATGGTTTGAATCCAAAAGACGCATCCGACGCCAATAAAGATTTGAATGGCGACGGTTATACCAATATCGAGAAATATTTTAACGGAATCGACCCAACCAAAAAAACGGACTGGACGAAATTTGAAAATAACACCGATACACTGGCACAGTTAAAAGGATTATTGCAGTAA
- a CDS encoding DUF6298 domain-containing protein translates to MNFIQLKNIITKQDLLVLSCFVIFFSANVSVAQSTFPDIVKTKEGKLSFTTDSQGNQIPDFSYAGYMASEKAIPNVDNKIFVPKQEEDATQRIQAAIDYVSNLKPDKSGFRGAVLLDKGIFKISGTLYIKKSGVVLRGSGNTENGTVLLGTGVKRESVIRILGVDDKKMGENLEFGNSYTALGAQKIQLKNSSKLKPSDEIIISKPLTDNWIKELKMDDFGAETAWVGWKKNDWEITWNRVVTKINGNEVTLNAPLTMTLDDKYGAAKVTVYSWPGRIEHIGVENILMKSTYNASNPKDEEHRWQAISIENTKNAWVKQVNFKHFSGGAVAALKSAQQITVEDCIATEPISEIAGFRRLTFYTEGQQTLFQRCYSENGYHDFAVGGFGTTGPNVFVQCQSTLPFNNSGAIGSWATGVLFDVSYVDGHALSYNNREQNGRGAGWTAANSVIWETSASKIENYSPPTAQNWAFGTWGGIMAGDGHWKDVNGHITPRSLFYAQLGNRLEKLPVDPHIYDLGSEPSSSPSVEVAQQLTKESVERKENLVEWIAEVSKANPINTNAKGLKNANDLKINATVAENKSKVVTKNGWLTYDGKLIAGNRLNVPWWRGSLRDSDISKSLPDVTRFVPGRRGTGFTDNINEVVDYLTTNNMVTLEHNYGLWYERRMDDHERVRRFDADVWPPFYEQPFARSGQESAWDQLSKYDLTKFNDWYWNRLSRFANLAETKGQILVNQQYFQHNIIEAGAHWASSPWRSANNINSTGFPEPPPYAGDKRIFMAEQFYDVTNEARKKLHQGFIRKSLDNFKDNSNVIQLTSAEYTGPLHFMQFWLDEVQKWKDETGKKGIIGLSATKDVQDAILNDVNRAKTVDAIDIRYWYYKEDGSAYAPEGGVNLAPRQHARKLKVGKETDDQVYRAVREYREKYPEKVVLYSTDGSPRFGWAALMAGASLPNIPKIELPAFYSEVSEMKLVSGNTFSDNLWTLENKGKAYLFYAKKAQDISIDLTNSKGNFEVYAINAEKGSVAKISSIGGGQKVTIPASDVKEKVLFVTKKN, encoded by the coding sequence GTGAATTTTATCCAACTCAAAAATATCATAACAAAACAGGATTTACTCGTTTTATCCTGTTTTGTTATTTTCTTTAGTGCTAATGTCAGCGTGGCACAAAGCACATTTCCTGATATTGTTAAAACCAAAGAAGGAAAACTTTCTTTTACCACTGACAGTCAGGGAAACCAAATTCCTGATTTTTCGTATGCCGGATATATGGCTTCCGAAAAAGCGATTCCGAATGTGGACAACAAAATTTTTGTTCCAAAACAAGAAGAAGATGCAACCCAAAGAATTCAGGCTGCCATTGATTATGTAAGCAATTTAAAACCGGATAAATCAGGTTTTAGAGGAGCGGTTCTTTTGGACAAAGGCATTTTCAAAATCAGCGGAACTTTATACATCAAAAAATCGGGTGTTGTATTGCGCGGAAGCGGGAATACCGAAAACGGAACCGTATTGTTAGGAACCGGAGTGAAAAGAGAATCTGTCATCAGAATTTTGGGTGTCGATGATAAAAAAATGGGTGAGAATCTTGAATTCGGCAATTCTTACACAGCACTTGGAGCACAAAAAATTCAGTTGAAAAATAGTTCCAAATTAAAACCCTCAGACGAAATTATCATCAGCAAGCCTTTAACCGACAATTGGATTAAAGAATTAAAAATGGATGATTTTGGGGCAGAAACGGCTTGGGTTGGCTGGAAAAAAAATGATTGGGAAATAACTTGGAACAGGGTCGTAACTAAAATCAATGGCAATGAAGTGACATTGAACGCTCCGTTGACAATGACTTTGGATGATAAATACGGAGCTGCAAAAGTTACTGTTTATTCTTGGCCGGGACGAATTGAACATATCGGGGTTGAAAATATTTTGATGAAATCGACTTACAATGCATCCAATCCAAAAGATGAAGAGCACAGATGGCAAGCAATCAGCATCGAAAACACGAAAAATGCCTGGGTGAAACAAGTGAATTTCAAGCATTTTTCTGGTGGTGCAGTTGCTGCGTTAAAATCGGCTCAACAAATTACAGTTGAGGATTGTATCGCAACCGAACCGATTTCTGAAATAGCAGGATTTAGAAGACTTACTTTTTATACCGAAGGCCAACAAACCTTATTTCAACGTTGTTACTCCGAAAACGGTTATCACGATTTTGCGGTGGGCGGTTTTGGAACTACCGGACCGAACGTTTTTGTTCAATGTCAATCGACTTTGCCTTTCAATAACAGTGGAGCCATAGGAAGCTGGGCAACAGGCGTTTTATTTGACGTTTCGTATGTTGACGGGCACGCTTTAAGTTATAATAACAGAGAGCAAAATGGTAGAGGTGCAGGTTGGACTGCCGCCAATAGCGTAATCTGGGAAACTTCGGCTTCAAAAATAGAAAATTACAGTCCGCCAACGGCTCAAAACTGGGCGTTTGGAACTTGGGGCGGAATTATGGCCGGTGATGGTCATTGGAAAGATGTAAACGGTCATATTACACCTAGAAGTTTGTTTTACGCACAATTAGGAAACAGATTGGAGAAACTTCCTGTTGATCCGCATATTTATGATTTAGGTTCAGAACCTTCATCAAGTCCTTCTGTCGAAGTGGCTCAGCAATTAACTAAGGAGTCGGTTGAAAGAAAGGAAAATTTAGTAGAATGGATTGCCGAAGTTTCAAAAGCAAATCCAATTAATACCAATGCTAAAGGTCTTAAAAACGCAAACGACTTAAAAATTAATGCAACAGTTGCCGAGAATAAATCGAAAGTGGTTACCAAAAACGGTTGGCTTACTTACGACGGAAAACTAATTGCCGGAAACCGATTGAATGTGCCTTGGTGGAGAGGAAGTCTTAGAGACAGCGATATTTCTAAATCGTTGCCGGACGTTACACGATTTGTTCCGGGAAGAAGAGGTACAGGATTTACAGACAATATCAACGAAGTTGTTGATTATTTGACGACCAATAATATGGTTACTTTGGAACATAATTACGGATTGTGGTATGAGCGTCGTATGGACGATCACGAACGCGTTCGCCGTTTTGATGCCGATGTTTGGCCACCGTTTTACGAGCAGCCTTTTGCAAGAAGCGGACAGGAATCGGCTTGGGATCAGTTAAGTAAATATGATTTGACAAAATTCAATGATTGGTATTGGAATCGTTTGTCCCGTTTTGCCAATTTGGCTGAAACCAAAGGTCAAATATTGGTCAATCAACAATATTTCCAACATAATATTATAGAAGCCGGTGCGCACTGGGCAAGTTCTCCTTGGCGTTCGGCCAATAACATTAACAGTACAGGTTTCCCGGAACCGCCGCCGTATGCTGGTGACAAACGTATTTTTATGGCTGAACAGTTTTATGATGTGACTAATGAAGCCCGAAAAAAATTGCACCAAGGTTTTATTCGCAAATCGTTGGATAACTTTAAAGACAACAGTAACGTAATTCAGTTGACAAGTGCCGAATATACTGGGCCGCTTCACTTTATGCAATTTTGGTTGGATGAGGTTCAAAAATGGAAAGACGAAACTGGTAAAAAAGGAATTATTGGTTTAAGTGCAACCAAAGATGTTCAGGATGCTATTTTGAACGATGTCAACAGAGCCAAAACGGTTGACGCTATTGATATTCGTTATTGGTATTACAAAGAAGACGGTTCGGCTTATGCTCCTGAGGGTGGTGTGAATTTAGCACCGCGTCAGCACGCACGTAAACTAAAAGTTGGTAAAGAAACCGATGATCAGGTGTATCGCGCCGTTCGTGAGTATCGTGAAAAGTATCCTGAAAAAGTGGTTTTGTATTCAACTGACGGTTCTCCACGTTTTGGATGGGCGGCTTTAATGGCCGGGGCTTCTTTGCCAAA